One window from the genome of Alosa alosa isolate M-15738 ecotype Scorff River chromosome 15, AALO_Geno_1.1, whole genome shotgun sequence encodes:
- the LOC125308179 gene encoding 2-oxoisovalerate dehydrogenase subunit alpha, mitochondrial-like: MAAVRGVRLFRIGCYATRQNPTSKTPRYLQLREFRVNGVHRQQPFDSSAEKPQFPGASAEFVDQLEFIKPNVISGIPVYRVMDRQGQIINPSEDPQLTKEQVLNFYQKMTLLNTMDRILYESQRQGRISFYMTNYGEEGTHIGSAAALDPNDLVFGQYREAGVLMYRGFPLDLFMAQCYANVDDLGKGRQMPVHYGSKDLNFVTISSPLATQIPQAAGAAYALKRENNNRAVICFFGEGAASEGDAHAGFNFSATLECPLIFFCRNNGYAISTPTNEQYRGDGIAARGPGYGMMSIRVDGNDVFAVYNATKEARRRAVAENQPFLIEAMTYRIGHHSTSDDSSAYRSVDEVNYWDKQDHPISRLRHYMNARNWWGEEEERTWRKQSRKLVMEAFEKAERRLKPKVDLLFSDVYQEMTPNLEKQKDAMWRHIQQYKEHYPIDLYDK, encoded by the exons ATGGCGGCAGTCAGAGGAGTGAGACTATTCAGAATTGGATGCTATGCCACTCGGCAGAATCCAACGTCGAAAACACCCCGATACCTTCAACTACGGGAGTTCCGCGTAAAT GGAGTTCACCGGCAGCAACCCTTTGACTCCTCAGCGGAAAAGCCACAGTTTCCTGGAGCATCTGCTGAATTTGTCGATCAGCTGGAGTTCATCAAGCCCAATGTAATCTCGGGGATTCCTGTGTACAGAGTGATGGACAGACAGGGACAGATCATCAATCCCTCAGAGGATCCACAG CTGACTAAAGAGCAGGTCTTGAATTTCTATCAGAAGATGACATTACTGAACACCATGGATCGCATCCTGTATGAATCTCAGAGACAA GGTCGTATCTCATTCTACATGACTAACTATGGTGAGGAGGGAACACATATTGGAAGTGCTGCAGCATTGGATCCCAATGATCTTGTCTTTGGCCAGTATCGTGAAGCTG gTGTCCTCATGTACCGTGGCTTCCCATTGGACCTGTTCATGGCACAATGCTATGCAAATGTTGATGACCTCGGGAAAGGCAGGCAGATGCCAGTCCACTATGGTAGCAAAGACCTGAACTTTGTCACAATCTCTTCTCCGCTGGCAACTCAGATTCCACAAG CTGCTGGGGCCGCCTATGCCTTGAAGAGGGAGAACAATAACCGTGCAGTCATTTGCTTCTTCGGAGAGGGGGCAGCAAGTGAGGGTGATGCCCATGCTGGGTTCAACTTCTCGGCCACACTGGAGTGTCCGCTAATTTTCTTCTGTCGTAACAACGGATATGCCATCTCTACACCTACCAATGAGCAGTACAGGGGTGATGGCATTG CTGCTCGTGGCCCTGGCTATGGGATGATGTCCATCCGTGTAGACGGCAATGATGTCTTTGCAGTTTACAATGCAACAAAGGAGGCTCGTCGCAGGGCCGTTGCTGAGAACCAGCCCTTCCTTATAGAGGCTATGACATATAG gATTGGTCACCATAGCACCAGTGATGACAGCTCTGCATACCGCTCAGTGGATGAAGTAAACTACTGGGACAAGCAAGACCACCCCATCTCACGCCTGCGTCACTACATGAACGCACGCAACTGGTGGGGTGAGGAAGAAGAGCGAACCTGGAGGAAACAGTCTCGCAAGCTGGTCATGGAAGCTTTTGAGAAGGCTGAGAGGCGGCTGAAGCCCAAAGTTGACCTGCTCTTCTCAGACGTGTATCAGGAAATGACTCCCAACTTGGAGAAGCAGAAGGATGCTATGTGGAGGCATATTCAGCAGTACAAAGAGCATTACCCTATTGACCTTTATGACAAATAA
- the exosc5 gene encoding exosome complex component RRP46 isoform X2 produces the protein MLILSPRKSLVMGWIKDLSGNTNVLAAVYGPAEVKVSKEIYDRATLEVLIQPKVGLPGVRERAREQCVRETCEAALLSSLHPRSSLTLILQEIHDDGSLLACCLNAACMALMDAGLPMSCLFCGITCVINMDGQIIIDPTLQQEKDSRALMTFAIDSIDKRVMMSSTKGSISVQELQEAIALSQRTSERIFQFYRSSVCRRYSKTAAN, from the exons ATGCTGATTCTGTCACCACGCAAGAGTCTTGTCATGGGCTGGATCAAGGATTTATCAG GGAATACCAATGTGTTGGCTGCAGTTTACGGACCAGCAGAGGTTAAGGTTAGCAAGGAGATCTATGACCGTGCCACATTGGAAGTCCTGATACAGCCTAAAGTAGGCTTACCTG GTGTCCGAGAGCGAGCTAGAGAGCAGTGTGTACGGGAGACATGCGAAGcagctcttctctcctcccttcaccCTCGCTCCTCCCTCACCCTCATCCTACAGGAGATCCATGATGATGGCTCT CTTCTGGCTTGCTGCCTGAATGCAGCTTGCATGGCCCTGATGGATGCAGGTCTACCTATGAGCTGCCTGTTTTGTGGTATAACCTGTGTCATAAACATGGATGGGCAGATTATCATTGATCCGACGTTACAACAAGAAAAG GACAGCAGAGCTTTGATGACTTTTGCCATTGACAGCATTGACAAAAGAGTGATGATGTCTTCAACTAAAGGATCTATCTCAGTTCAAGAG CTTCAAGAAGCTATAGCTTTGAGTCAGAGAACTTCAGAGCGAATCTTTCAGTTCTACAGAAGTTCGGTATGTCGACGCTATTCCAAGACTGCAGCAAATTAA
- the tmem91 gene encoding synapse differentiation-inducing gene protein 1: protein METFDELEHPLLGNSPKGSCMGPEVSGGVYRGILVRCEDEKALHSLAWRSYCASADIHHQQFLDPCSLPNTLDSLYSTGPMWVPTDSLGLHSKDYLETTFVDIGPNSPLERKLLGEVKDSHSFSYSMDDEDDLLPDFEDSSSDEFSDTDSETNFPLMVPQDYLGLAFFSMLCCFWPLGIAAFYLSQKTNKAAVQGDFQSANAASRQALWLSVLSIIFGIITYICAVAALISYLSGKPP, encoded by the exons ATGGAGACTTTCGATGAACTGGAGCATCCCTTGCTAGGTAACAGCCCAAAAGGCTCTTGTATGGGGCCAGAGGTTAGTGGTGGAGTCTACAGAGGCATTTTGGTGAGGTGTGAGGATGAGAAAGCACTTCACTCTCTGGCCTGGAGAAGTTACTGTGCGTCTGCAGACATCCACCACCAGCAGTTTCTCGATCCGTGCTCTCTTCCCAACACTTTGGACTCTCTCTACTCCACTGGCCCCATGTGGGTCCCCACAGACTCCCTGGGCCTGCATAGTAAGGACTATCTGGAGACCACCTTtgtggacattggacccaactCCCCTCTTGAGAGGAAACTGCTGGGGGAGGTCAAAGATTCCCACAGCTTCTCTTATAGTATGGATGATGAGGATGACCTTCTGCCAGATTTTGAG GATTCTTCAAGTGATGAGTTCAGTGATACAGACAGCGAAACCAACTTCCCATTGATGGTTCCTCAGGACTACCTTGGGCTGGCATTTTTCTCCATGCTCTGCTGTTTCTGGCCACTAGGAATCGCAGCTTTCTATCTATCACAAAAG ACTAATAAAGCAGCAGTTCAAGGGGATTTCCAGAGTGCTAATGCAGCGTCCCGTCAAGCCCTGTGGCTCTCTGTGCTCTCCATCATCTTCGGGATCATCACATACATCTGTGCTGTTGCTGCCCTCATTTCCTACCTGTCTGGGAAACCACCATAG
- the exosc5 gene encoding exosome complex component RRP46 isoform X1 produces the protein MDLKVHEASPATREFGCEQNLLSRPDGSASFIQGNTNVLAAVYGPAEVKVSKEIYDRATLEVLIQPKVGLPGVRERAREQCVRETCEAALLSSLHPRSSLTLILQEIHDDGSLLACCLNAACMALMDAGLPMSCLFCGITCVINMDGQIIIDPTLQQEKDSRALMTFAIDSIDKRVMMSSTKGSISVQELQEAIALSQRTSERIFQFYRSSVCRRYSKTAAN, from the exons ATGGATTTGAAAGTGCATGAAGCTAGTCCAGCGACAAGAGAATTCGGCTGTGAGCAAAATCTTCTATCAAGACCTGACGGTTCAGCATCATTCATTCAAG GGAATACCAATGTGTTGGCTGCAGTTTACGGACCAGCAGAGGTTAAGGTTAGCAAGGAGATCTATGACCGTGCCACATTGGAAGTCCTGATACAGCCTAAAGTAGGCTTACCTG GTGTCCGAGAGCGAGCTAGAGAGCAGTGTGTACGGGAGACATGCGAAGcagctcttctctcctcccttcaccCTCGCTCCTCCCTCACCCTCATCCTACAGGAGATCCATGATGATGGCTCT CTTCTGGCTTGCTGCCTGAATGCAGCTTGCATGGCCCTGATGGATGCAGGTCTACCTATGAGCTGCCTGTTTTGTGGTATAACCTGTGTCATAAACATGGATGGGCAGATTATCATTGATCCGACGTTACAACAAGAAAAG GACAGCAGAGCTTTGATGACTTTTGCCATTGACAGCATTGACAAAAGAGTGATGATGTCTTCAACTAAAGGATCTATCTCAGTTCAAGAG CTTCAAGAAGCTATAGCTTTGAGTCAGAGAACTTCAGAGCGAATCTTTCAGTTCTACAGAAGTTCGGTATGTCGACGCTATTCCAAGACTGCAGCAAATTAA